Proteins from a single region of Cystobacter fuscus DSM 2262:
- a CDS encoding MlaE family ABC transporter permease encodes MASENTEQKVEQSPRTSWIVRGIESLGRVFVEGVEELGRLATLGADVARWSVRRPFRAANFFFQLDFVGVGSVFIVLLTGLFTGMVFANQSARAFAMFDAQSLVGPTVGLVLTRELAPVFSALMMTMRAGSAMCTELGTMRVTEQVDALETMAVNPVQYLLVPRVLAGLLMVPALTLLFDTSGIFGAYIVAVSVQNVSPGTFIARTQQWLDPIDVYEGLIKGAVFGLSVALICCFKGYNATGGAKGVGQATTAAMVNSALSIFILDFIVGVLLH; translated from the coding sequence GTGGCGTCCGAGAACACAGAGCAGAAGGTGGAGCAATCCCCGCGTACCTCGTGGATCGTCCGAGGCATCGAGAGCCTGGGACGGGTGTTCGTCGAGGGAGTCGAGGAGCTCGGCCGGCTGGCGACACTCGGGGCGGACGTGGCGCGCTGGAGCGTGCGCCGGCCCTTCCGCGCGGCCAACTTCTTCTTCCAACTGGACTTCGTGGGCGTGGGCAGCGTCTTCATCGTGCTGCTCACCGGCCTGTTCACCGGCATGGTGTTCGCCAATCAGTCCGCGCGCGCCTTCGCCATGTTCGACGCCCAGAGCCTCGTGGGCCCCACGGTGGGATTGGTGCTCACACGCGAGCTGGCCCCCGTGTTCTCCGCGTTGATGATGACCATGCGCGCCGGCTCCGCCATGTGCACGGAGCTGGGCACCATGCGCGTCACCGAGCAGGTGGACGCCTTGGAGACCATGGCCGTCAACCCCGTGCAGTACCTGCTGGTGCCCCGGGTGCTGGCGGGCCTGCTCATGGTGCCCGCGCTCACGCTGCTCTTCGACACCTCGGGCATCTTCGGCGCCTACATCGTCGCGGTGTCGGTGCAGAACGTGTCGCCCGGCACCTTCATCGCCCGAACGCAGCAGTGGTTGGATCCCATCGACGTCTACGAGGGCCTCATCAAGGGCGCCGTCTTCGGCCTGTCCGTGGCGCTCATCTGCTGCTTCAAGGGGTACAACGCCACCGGCGGCGCCAAGGGCGTGGGCCAGGCCACCACCGCCGCCATGGTCAACAGCGCCCTCTCCATCTTCATCCTCGACTTCATCGTCGGGGTGCTCCTGCACTGA
- a CDS encoding ABC transporter ATP-binding protein, translating into MIDIRGLHKSFGPNKVLTGIELAVPAGSTCVILGGSGSGKTVLMKHMIGLLKPDAGEVLIDGEDIVPLGAEGLERVRHKFGMVFQAAALFDSMNVYENVAFPLREHRRLSVDEESALVRSKLELMGLPRSVETKFPADLSGGMRKRVGLARAIVMNPKIVLYDEPTTGLDPITTDYVDEMILAAQRELGITSVVISHDVASAFNIANQIAFLSKGVILEQGTPEQLRASEQPAVKIFLQTWFGKND; encoded by the coding sequence ATGATCGACATCCGCGGCCTGCACAAGTCCTTCGGCCCGAACAAGGTGCTCACGGGCATCGAGCTGGCCGTGCCCGCGGGCAGCACCTGCGTCATCCTCGGCGGCTCGGGCTCGGGCAAGACGGTGCTCATGAAGCACATGATCGGCCTGCTCAAGCCCGACGCGGGCGAGGTCCTCATCGACGGCGAGGACATCGTCCCCCTGGGCGCCGAGGGCCTCGAGCGCGTGCGCCACAAGTTCGGCATGGTGTTCCAGGCCGCGGCGCTCTTCGACTCGATGAACGTCTACGAGAACGTGGCCTTCCCCCTGCGCGAGCACCGCCGGCTCTCCGTGGACGAGGAGTCCGCGCTCGTGCGCTCCAAGCTCGAGCTCATGGGCCTGCCGCGCTCGGTGGAGACGAAGTTCCCCGCCGACCTGTCCGGCGGCATGCGCAAGCGCGTGGGCCTGGCCCGCGCCATCGTGATGAATCCGAAGATCGTCCTCTACGACGAGCCCACCACGGGGTTGGATCCCATCACCACCGACTACGTGGACGAGATGATCCTCGCGGCCCAGCGCGAGCTGGGCATCACCAGCGTCGTCATCAGCCACGACGTCGCCTCGGCCTTCAACATCGCCAACCAGATCGCCTTCCTCAGCAAGGGCGTCATCCTGGAGCAGGGCACCCCGGAACAGCTGCGCGCCTCCGAGCAGCCCGCAGTGAAGATCTTCCTCCAGACGTGGTTTGGCAAGAACGACTAG
- a CDS encoding MlaD family protein, whose product MKRFVTPFRVGLLVLIAGGCLMAFILFTRKGGMGKDEAMEAHAYFRDASGLGTKSRIQIAGIPVGEVTGVTLEGTRAKVTVRVRRDVVLHQDAALIKRSESLLGDYLLDLNPGTEMTPPLKDGEEIRKVVDVQGMEAAFASLSQITEDIQQVTGALRDVLGGEKGAGSLGRIVDNMVRLSDSVDMTVRTSSERLDSILRNFEGVSKDVRGMTHSNEESVGHIVKNIEVITQDTREVLVTVRQIIGSGEGDLKDSVSSLKKTMERLDRSLANIEEVTAKVKNGEGAVGTLLSDERLGQKLAETVEDVSSLASTLTGLQTEVGLQATWLTGQETSKNSLSVRLAPRPDKYYLLEVVDDPRGITETIYTQTNPPSSGEPVLQQQKITRQGFTFSAQFAKRYYFTTLRFGIIESTGGVGADFHFFKDHLMLRLDAFNFSVDELRYPRIRTSLRAQAFDRIFVTVGMDDLLNAPQRDINTRRMLAGRDFFFGGGLYFTDDDLKALLPVLPTP is encoded by the coding sequence GTGAAGCGCTTCGTCACACCCTTCCGCGTCGGTCTGCTGGTGCTCATCGCCGGAGGATGCCTCATGGCCTTCATCCTCTTCACCCGCAAGGGCGGCATGGGCAAGGACGAGGCCATGGAGGCCCACGCCTACTTCCGTGACGCCTCGGGCCTGGGCACCAAGAGCCGCATCCAGATCGCCGGCATCCCCGTGGGCGAGGTGACGGGTGTCACCCTGGAGGGCACGCGCGCCAAGGTGACCGTGCGCGTGCGCCGCGACGTGGTGCTCCACCAGGACGCCGCCCTCATCAAACGCTCCGAGTCGCTGCTCGGCGACTACCTGCTGGACTTGAACCCCGGCACCGAGATGACCCCGCCGCTCAAGGACGGCGAGGAGATCCGCAAGGTGGTGGACGTGCAGGGCATGGAGGCCGCCTTCGCCTCGCTGAGTCAAATCACCGAGGACATCCAGCAGGTGACGGGCGCCCTGCGCGACGTGCTCGGCGGCGAGAAGGGCGCGGGCTCGCTCGGGCGCATCGTCGACAACATGGTGCGCCTGTCGGACTCGGTGGACATGACGGTGCGCACCAGCTCCGAGCGCCTGGACTCCATCCTTCGCAACTTCGAGGGCGTGAGCAAGGACGTGCGCGGCATGACGCACTCCAACGAGGAGAGCGTCGGCCACATCGTGAAGAACATCGAGGTCATCACCCAGGACACCCGCGAGGTGCTCGTCACGGTGCGCCAGATCATCGGCAGCGGGGAAGGAGACCTCAAGGACAGCGTGTCCAGCCTCAAGAAGACGATGGAGCGGCTGGATCGCTCGCTCGCCAACATCGAGGAGGTCACCGCCAAGGTGAAGAACGGCGAGGGTGCCGTGGGCACGCTCCTGAGCGACGAGCGCCTGGGCCAGAAACTCGCCGAGACCGTGGAGGACGTGTCCAGCCTCGCCTCCACCCTCACCGGGCTGCAGACCGAGGTGGGGCTCCAGGCCACGTGGCTCACCGGACAGGAGACGTCGAAGAACAGCCTGTCGGTGCGCCTGGCCCCCCGGCCGGACAAGTACTACCTGCTGGAGGTGGTGGACGATCCGCGCGGCATCACGGAGACGATCTACACCCAGACCAACCCGCCCTCCTCGGGCGAGCCCGTGCTGCAGCAGCAGAAGATCACCCGCCAGGGCTTCACCTTCAGCGCGCAGTTCGCCAAGCGCTACTACTTCACCACGCTGCGCTTCGGCATCATCGAGTCCACGGGCGGCGTGGGCGCCGACTTCCACTTCTTCAAGGACCACCTGATGCTCAGGCTGGACGCCTTCAACTTCTCGGTGGACGAGCTGCGCTACCCGCGCATCCGCACCTCGTTGCGGGCCCAGGCCTTCGATCGCATCTTCGTCACCGTGGGCATGGACGACCTGCTCAACGCGCCCCAGCGCGACATCAACACCCGGCGCATGCTCGCCGGCCGGGACTTCTTCTTCGGTGGTGGCCTGTACTTCACCGACGATGACCTCAAGGCGCTACTGCCCGTCCTTCCCACCCCTTGA
- a CDS encoding PfkB family carbohydrate kinase, translating to MSLLVVGSVALDSVETPFGLKEDVLGGSASYFSTAASFFTPVQMVAVVGEDFPKAHLDFLRARGVDIDGVSHEKGRTFRWKGRYGWQLNEAETLDTQLNVFQSFSPQLSERHRDAQYVMLGNIHPELQARVVDQVKAPKLVAADTMNFWINGSRPALLKTLELVNLLFVNDAEARQLSGEHNIIRAARAILGMGPQRVVIKRGEYGAMLVEKEHLFVCPAMPLADVFDPTGAGDTFAGGFMGTLATAGGSLDIPVLRRAMVMGSVMASFTVEKFSLERLREISRSDLHQRFSDFKRLTHFDDLPVLDA from the coding sequence ATGTCTCTTCTCGTCGTTGGCTCGGTCGCGCTGGATTCGGTGGAAACCCCCTTCGGGCTCAAGGAGGACGTCCTGGGCGGCTCGGCCAGCTACTTCTCCACCGCCGCCTCGTTCTTCACCCCCGTGCAGATGGTGGCCGTGGTGGGCGAGGACTTCCCAAAGGCCCACCTCGACTTCCTGCGCGCGCGGGGCGTGGACATCGATGGGGTGTCCCACGAGAAGGGCCGCACCTTCCGCTGGAAGGGCCGCTACGGCTGGCAGCTCAACGAGGCCGAGACGCTCGACACCCAGCTCAACGTCTTCCAGAGCTTCTCGCCCCAGCTGTCCGAGCGCCACCGCGACGCCCAGTACGTCATGCTCGGCAACATCCACCCCGAGCTCCAGGCGCGCGTGGTGGACCAGGTCAAGGCCCCCAAGCTCGTGGCCGCCGACACCATGAACTTCTGGATCAACGGCAGCCGGCCCGCGCTCCTCAAGACGCTCGAGCTCGTCAACCTGCTCTTCGTCAACGACGCCGAGGCGCGCCAGCTCTCCGGCGAGCACAACATCATCCGCGCCGCCCGCGCCATCCTCGGCATGGGCCCCCAGCGCGTCGTCATCAAGCGCGGTGAGTACGGCGCCATGCTCGTGGAGAAGGAGCACCTGTTCGTCTGCCCCGCCATGCCCCTGGCCGACGTGTTCGATCCCACCGGCGCCGGAGACACCTTCGCCGGCGGCTTCATGGGCACGCTCGCCACCGCCGGCGGCTCCCTGGACATCCCCGTGCTGCGCCGCGCCATGGTCATGGGCAGCGTCATGGCCTCCTTCACCGTGGAGAAGTTCAGCCTCGAGCGCCTGCGCGAAATCTCCCGCTCCGACCTCCACCAGCGCTTCTCCGACTTCAAGCGCCTCACCCACTTCGACGACCTGCCCGTCCTCGACGCCTGA
- a CDS encoding TIGR02266 family protein, with translation MPIDNRKTTRFASRLRCWCESEDITLYARVANLSEGGMFLQTSTPLDAGRRARVRLGGGVVHEVTAEATVMWNRSRRQDKGPAGMGLRFEGLDSGAQDLLRRIISNEQRGPPFGLS, from the coding sequence GTGCCGATCGATAACCGGAAGACCACGCGGTTCGCCTCGCGCCTGCGCTGCTGGTGCGAGTCGGAGGACATCACCCTCTATGCTCGGGTGGCCAACCTGAGCGAGGGGGGGATGTTCCTGCAGACGAGCACGCCCCTGGACGCGGGCCGCCGGGCGCGGGTGCGGCTGGGGGGCGGGGTGGTGCACGAGGTGACGGCCGAGGCCACGGTGATGTGGAATCGGTCCCGGCGTCAGGACAAGGGCCCGGCCGGGATGGGCCTGCGTTTCGAGGGGTTGGATTCTGGCGCTCAGGACTTGTTGAGGCGCATCATTTCCAATGAGCAACGGGGGCCCCCGTTCGGCCTCTCGTAG
- a CDS encoding metallophosphoesterase family protein encodes MRIAIISDIHSNIEALTQVLRVTEEQKVDRIVSLGDIVGYGASPNACCDLVRSVTEVTLLGNHDAAVAGRMDYSYYYDAARHALDWSASVLSDENMEWLKTLPYTYRIGDVGFCHGSPVEPRAYEYIFALEQARELAPYVEHLPEVTFIGHSHLCKAFAIGNGEVHDVVAQKFGIRRGYKYIISVGSVGQPRDYDNRACFVICDTGARTVEYIRVEYDIEAAAQKIFDASLALNFGKRLFLGV; translated from the coding sequence ATGCGAATCGCGATCATCTCCGACATCCATTCCAACATCGAGGCCCTCACGCAGGTCCTGCGCGTCACGGAAGAGCAGAAGGTGGACCGGATCGTGTCGCTCGGCGACATCGTGGGCTACGGCGCCTCGCCCAACGCGTGTTGCGACCTGGTGCGCTCGGTGACGGAGGTGACGCTGCTGGGCAACCACGACGCCGCGGTGGCCGGGCGCATGGACTACTCGTACTACTACGACGCCGCGCGGCACGCGCTCGACTGGAGCGCGAGCGTGCTGTCCGACGAGAACATGGAGTGGCTCAAGACGCTGCCGTACACGTACCGCATTGGGGACGTGGGCTTCTGTCACGGCTCGCCGGTGGAGCCCCGGGCGTACGAGTACATCTTCGCGCTGGAGCAGGCGCGCGAGCTCGCGCCGTACGTGGAGCACCTGCCCGAGGTGACGTTCATCGGGCACAGCCATTTGTGCAAGGCGTTCGCCATCGGCAATGGCGAGGTGCATGACGTGGTGGCGCAGAAGTTCGGCATCCGCCGGGGCTACAAGTACATCATCTCGGTGGGCAGCGTGGGGCAGCCGCGCGACTACGACAACCGGGCGTGCTTCGTCATCTGCGACACGGGCGCGCGCACGGTGGAGTACATCCGCGTGGAGTACGACATCGAGGCGGCGGCGCAGAAGATCTTCGACGCCTCGCTCGCGCTCAACTTCGGCAAGCGCCTGTTCCTCGGGGTGTAG
- a CDS encoding Uma2 family endonuclease, whose translation MAFALQRARVMRHSSSMALRRTPESESTGRNAPSVEAAFQAAPAELVAEILEGELHLSPRPARPHANVSYNLAGLLSGPFKFGKDGPGGWVLLAEPELHLGPRPDKVVPDLAGWRRERLPRAVGGADAPAHYELAPDWVCEILSPGTRRVDQGPKMRIYAREGVRHLWHVDPLTRTLELFRLAEGQWRRGECFTGEGRVRAEPFEAVELDLALVWSE comes from the coding sequence ATGGCCTTCGCGTTGCAGCGCGCGAGGGTCATGCGACACTCTTCATCCATGGCCCTCCGCCGCACTCCCGAGTCCGAGTCCACCGGGCGCAACGCCCCGTCCGTCGAGGCGGCCTTCCAGGCGGCTCCCGCAGAGCTGGTGGCGGAGATCCTCGAGGGGGAACTTCACCTCAGCCCTCGCCCGGCCCGGCCGCACGCCAACGTCTCCTACAACCTCGCGGGCCTGCTCTCGGGGCCCTTCAAGTTCGGCAAGGATGGGCCCGGTGGATGGGTCCTCCTCGCCGAGCCCGAGCTTCATCTCGGCCCACGTCCGGACAAGGTCGTGCCGGATCTCGCCGGATGGCGGCGCGAGCGTCTGCCCCGTGCCGTCGGTGGCGCGGACGCTCCCGCGCACTACGAGCTCGCTCCGGACTGGGTTTGCGAGATCCTCTCCCCGGGCACGCGGCGCGTGGACCAGGGCCCGAAGATGCGCATCTACGCTCGCGAGGGTGTGCGGCACCTGTGGCACGTGGATCCTCTCACCCGGACGCTTGAACTCTTCCGGCTCGCCGAGGGCCAGTGGCGGCGCGGCGAGTGCTTCACCGGCGAGGGCCGCGTCCGCGCCGAACCCTTCGAGGCCGTCGAGCTGGACCTGGCGCTCGTTTGGTCAGAGTGA
- the sitI6 gene encoding SitI6 family double-CXXCG motif immunity protein, which translates to MKYYELERDPSPRYTGNLNAKHTWWLPGVESCPVCDLQPEGGTLAQYPCVDLSGLSSEDQKKLSSAWPVPREEFIRRRELVRPLAPPDAVLESGAAFGPLQGTGVGSFGQLVMQNPWSLCLRREALEHLRNAAVRGLTGCPTQVRFRTKNAPELRDIQLESHGRFHPDCLPPPNPPCPTCGVSMGHGVPDPYWLDASSLPRHVDIFRLADASTLIIANERLVDAVRRLELDGVVFKELEAR; encoded by the coding sequence ATGAAATACTACGAACTGGAAAGAGACCCGTCGCCCCGATACACGGGCAATCTGAACGCCAAACATACGTGGTGGTTGCCCGGTGTGGAGTCCTGCCCTGTCTGTGATTTGCAACCAGAAGGGGGGACATTGGCCCAATATCCGTGCGTGGACCTGTCGGGTCTGTCCTCGGAGGATCAGAAGAAATTGTCCAGTGCCTGGCCCGTCCCGCGTGAGGAGTTCATCCGGAGGCGCGAGCTGGTGCGCCCCCTGGCGCCTCCCGACGCCGTACTGGAATCAGGAGCGGCGTTCGGCCCACTCCAGGGCACAGGGGTGGGCTCCTTCGGCCAGCTCGTCATGCAGAACCCCTGGTCCCTTTGTCTGCGCCGCGAGGCCCTGGAGCACTTGAGGAACGCGGCCGTGCGTGGCCTGACCGGCTGCCCCACCCAGGTGCGGTTCCGCACCAAGAACGCACCCGAGCTGCGAGACATCCAGCTCGAATCCCACGGGCGATTCCATCCGGACTGCCTGCCGCCCCCGAATCCTCCGTGTCCCACCTGTGGTGTCTCCATGGGCCACGGCGTCCCGGACCCGTATTGGCTCGACGCCTCATCGCTGCCGAGGCACGTGGACATCTTCCGGCTGGCCGATGCCTCCACGCTCATCATCGCCAACGAGCGCCTGGTGGACGCGGTGCGCCGCCTGGAGCTGGACGGGGTCGTCTTCAAGGAGCTGGAGGCCCGCTGA